One genomic window of Actinomycetota bacterium includes the following:
- a CDS encoding M55 family metallopeptidase — protein sequence MRVIVMSDMEGVAGIVKWDQVSSGKPLYEEGRRLYTEEINAAVRGARAAGATEVVVVDCHGAGGDYTFNSLVPDLLDPGCDYVVQSVWTGYTDLLESGCDAALFVAMHAMAGTPDGVMCHTVSGSQWTNLRFNGVDVGETGINAALCGTWGCPVVLVTGDEASCREARELLGDGLTTVPVKQGLGRFSARNIPPVRARALIEEGAKASLSDLKAVQPYDPGRPCTIEVDFTSPDLLDGHRNRPGVDVVGPRRIRSSAQDWWTAWRQFFL from the coding sequence ATGCGCGTGATCGTCATGTCGGACATGGAAGGGGTCGCGGGGATCGTCAAGTGGGACCAGGTGTCGTCTGGAAAGCCCCTGTACGAGGAGGGCCGCCGTCTGTACACCGAGGAGATCAACGCGGCCGTGCGCGGCGCTCGTGCCGCGGGAGCCACGGAGGTGGTGGTCGTGGACTGCCACGGCGCCGGCGGCGACTACACGTTCAACTCCCTGGTCCCGGACTTGCTGGACCCGGGCTGCGACTACGTCGTCCAGAGTGTCTGGACCGGCTACACCGATCTGCTGGAGAGCGGGTGCGACGCCGCGCTGTTCGTCGCGATGCACGCCATGGCCGGGACGCCGGACGGCGTGATGTGTCACACCGTGTCCGGCTCGCAGTGGACGAACCTGCGGTTCAACGGAGTCGACGTGGGGGAGACCGGCATCAACGCCGCCTTGTGTGGGACGTGGGGGTGCCCGGTGGTGCTGGTCACCGGTGACGAGGCGAGCTGCCGCGAGGCGCGGGAGCTTTTGGGCGACGGGCTGACGACCGTGCCGGTCAAGCAGGGCCTGGGGAGGTTCAGCGCCAGGAACATCCCCCCCGTGCGCGCGCGCGCTCTGATCGAAGAGGGCGCAAAGGCGTCTCTGTCCGACCTGAAAGCGGTCCAGCCGTACGACCCCGGGCGCCCCTGCACCATCGAGGTGGACTTCACCTCTCCCGACCTCCTGGACGGTCATCGCAACCGGCCGGGAGTCGATGTAGTGGGCCCCCGGAGGATCCGCTCGAGCGCTCAGGACTGGTGGACGGCGTGGAGGCAGTTCTTCCTGTAA